One window of Cucumis sativus cultivar 9930 unplaced genomic scaffold, Cucumber_9930_V3 scaffold71, whole genome shotgun sequence genomic DNA carries:
- the LOC116406184 gene encoding uncharacterized protein LOC116406184, with translation MLLNYLITVYLNQDAVHDSNGPVSFAEIENNTTASIVELSNTLGNLDETHCSCSKHSAKRVWEASLSSLKSKKVKGVNLDHFHSHSNKNLDPESDVYDTCSQGCSLANSKHEILSSIYPKNPTNQCTQNFCQEFGSVNVASEDLNSEENTLGKPFKIMLMNIADETKKTQLMKSLDCLLQLVKGKLPGRQIC, from the exons ATGTTGCTTAATTATCTCATAACGGTTTATTTAAACCAGGATGCAGTGCATGATAGCAACGGTCCGGTTTCTTTTGCAGAAATAGAGAACAACACGACAGCTAGTATTGTAGAATTATCCAATACTCTTGGTAATTTGGATGAGACACATTGTTCTTGCTCTAAACATAGCGCAAAGAGAGTTTGGGAAGCATCACTTTCTTCCTTGAAgtcaaagaaagtaaaaggagTCAATCTGGACCATTTTCATTCTCACTCTAACAAAAATCTTGATCCTGAAAGTGATGTATACGATACCTGCTCTCAAGGATGCTCTTTAGCCAATTCAAAGCATGAGATTTTATCAAgtatttatcctaaaaatccaacCAATCAGTGTACACAAAATTTCTGTCAAGAATTTGGAAGTGTAAATGTGGCATCAGAGGACCTCAATTCTGAAGAGAACACATTAGgaaaaccatttaaaattatgctgATGAACATTGCAGACGAAACTAAGAAAACTCAGCTCATGAAG AGCTTGGATTGTCTCCTCCAGTTGGTTAAAGGAAAGCTACCGGGAAGGCAGATTTGTTG A